ATAAATATCGTTATTAATGAAACAACTAAAGCTAAGCCAAAGCTTCTAATAGTTAATCCAATTAAATCTGTATTGAAGCCTTGATTCATCTGATCAATATTTATTATTGCCCAAGTAATTGGAATACCCAATGTAAGAATTGGAGGAGTAATGGTTATAACTTGAGCAAAGAATAGATTAATACCTTTTAACTCCCATTTTGGTGAGCCTCCACTACTTATCCCGTCTGTCCATCGTTTACTTCTTTCTCTTGATTTGCGTTCAATTGCAACTAATAAAAAAACTAAAATCAGAGCAAATAAGGCAAGAGCAATGGCACCTGAAGGCTCCCCCTCCTCTACCCAACTCTCAAGTATTCCAGCAGAAATACTTGGAATATTTAAAAGTTGAACGGCACCTAATTCATTTATGATTTCCATTGCCATTAAAGCTAACCCAGCAGTAATTGAGGGAATTGCTATTGGCAGAGAAATTCTAAAAAAACTTTTCCAAGGACCTATCCCAAGAGTTCTGCATGCCTCAATTTGCTTTCTACCACCTTTCTCAAAACTTTCTGAACTTAGTAGAAATACATATGGATAGGTTGTGAATGCCATTATTACTACACCCCACAACATACCGGTTATTCTGATGGAATTTATGCTACCGAGGTCAATGAATGTAGCTGCTAAAAGATACGCTGGAGTTGCGAAAGGAATTAGTTGGCAAACCCTAAGAACTTTTCTCCCTTTGAAATGGCAATTGGCTAAAATCCAACCATTAGCTACTCCTAAAAATCCTCCTAAAGTTAGAGAAAGAATTAATAATAATACTGTTCCTTTTATTTCATTAATATTGTTTATCGTCAAATAGATAGACCCTTTTTGAATACCGTATAAACCCTCTCTTACGAGTGTAAATAACGGCCATAAAATAAAAAATGTTAATAAAATTACTAAGAACTTTAATATGTGCCGACTATTATTCAATCTGATTAGATGATAGGAAAATTTAATATTTTTCTCTTCTTTGTAGGCTTTTTTAGTGGGTTTGATGTTCTTCAATTTATTCTTAAAAGTTTGTATTTTATGATTATTTGTCAATACATTCATTTAATTGAGAGAGTATTTTCTCTTTATCTAATTCTTTCCCAATAAAGACAAGTTGATTATTTTTAACTTCTCCCCATTCACTATCTTCAATAGAAATTCTTTTACCAGCAAGGTGAAAGACATGTCTTCTTTCACTTTCCTTGAACCAAAGGATACCCTTTGCTCTGAAAACATTACTTTTTAATTGATTATCTAAAAAATGTTGGAATTTCCTAAGAGAGAAAGCTTCTTTAGTATGAAAAGAAACAGAAAGAAAATCTTCAATTTTATTATCTTCTTCTGAGTGAATATGTTCATGTTCATGTTCATGTTCATTTTTATGTTCATTAGAGTGATAATGAGCTGATTCTTTTTGATTTATCAGATCAATTTCAAATAGACCTACGCTTAATAATAAATTAAGAGGAATATTCCCTTTAATACTTTTTAAAACTCTCACATCATTTTTTATTTCTTTTAACTTTTCTATGGTTTCTTCTATGTTTTTATTAGTAACTAAATCACATTTATTTAGAAGTATTATATCACTATAGATTACTTGAGCCCTTCCTATTGAACTTTCTAAGGCAACATCATTAAAATTCTCAGCATCAATTAAAGTTATAATAGAGTCTAATCTTATTTGATCTCTTAACTCACTTCCAAGTAATGTCATTACGACTGGAAGAGGATCAGCTAATCCTGTAGTTTCAATAATAATATAGTCTAACTTCTTGTTGACAGTAATTAATTTTTCTATTGCTTCTACTAACTCACCATTTATAGAACAACAAATACATCCATTACTTAGCTCTATCATTTCTTCTTTAGTCTTAATTATTAACTCATTATCAATTCCTATTTCACCAAATTCGTTAACCAATACAGCTGTCTTTATACCTTTCTGATTAGTAAGGATATGATTTAATAAAGTTGTTTTTCCTGATCCTAAAAATCCTGATATAATTGTAATAGGAATATTAGTTTTGGAAACTATATTTTCTTTAATATTAGATTCATTTGTGTTCATTTTAATGGAAGTAAGTAATGATACATTAGGTATTGATTAATTTATCAATAGACTCAGCAAGCTTGATGTCGTTAGTAGTAATTCCACCTTTGTCATGAGTAGTTAGATTGATCTTAACTTTATTATATGTATTCTGCCAATCAGGATGATGACCCATTTTTTCTGATAAAAGAGCAACCTTACTCATAAAGCCAAAAGCATCAATGAAATTATCAAATTTAAATTCTCTCTTTATCGTTTTATTATCTATTAACCAAGAAGGATTCTTTTCTATAAAATAATCTAGTTGATGTTGTTCTAATAAGGAAGTCATGAGTTTTTTATATTTAATTTTAATTTAAATCAAAATCACCAATTGCATGCAATTGTAATGACCTTGATTTATTTGACGTCCTATGTTCCCATATGTAAATTCCTTGCCATAAGCCTATTTTTAATGCACCATCAGAAACACTGAAGCTTAAATTATTTGAAGTAAGCATTGTTCTTATATGAGCAGGCATATCGTCTAAACCTTCTTGTGAATGAAGATATTCTATTTTTCCACTACTTCTGTCAATAGGATATAATCCCTTCTCTGGGACAATAGCTTTCATGTATGCTGATAGGTCTTTTAGAACATTAATATCCGCATTTTCATTTATAATTAAACTACAGCTTGTATGCTTTAGAAAAATAAGAAGTATTCCTTTTTGAAACTTTTTATATTGGATCCAATCATTAATGTCTTTTGTAATATCAGTAAAACCTTCACCCCTCGTCTCAAAATTTAAAGTAGATAAAATCTGTTCCATTGCTAATAAACTGTTTGACCTGACTACACTAAATACTAACAGGCTTGTTCCTTTTCTATTAAGTTAAACTATTTTGAATCCGATCATATAAAAAAAGATATAATTTTTTTTTTTTTTAAATAATGAATAATTTAATTAAGAACTTATAATTTAAATTATTTTAAATTGATCAAATATGAATCTATTTTCATCAATTTGATATTAGAATTAAACAAATATCAAATGGAATACGTTGTCAAAGTCTGCTTGGCAGCTTTTGGGTGATTACCTAAAAGATACGCAGTTGTTGGGATCTATACAAAGCACTCTCTACTGGGATCAAAATACATCTATGCCTATTGCTGGTTCTACTTGGAGAGGTGAGCAATTAAGTCTTTTAGCTAAGCAACTTCATGCAAGACAAAGTTCTGAACAGTTCGAAATTTTAATAAAAGAAGCAAAATCTGAACTTCAAAATTTAAAAGAGAAAGACGATTTTGGATCAGAACTTATGACAGATAGGTTTAAGAATATTGAGTTGCTTGAGCAAGATTTCAATAGACAAAAAAGATTGGATCCTAAATTGGTTGTTGAGCTTGCAACAGCAAAGTCTGAAGGTTATATGTGTTGGCAGGAAGCTAGGAAAAATAATGACTTCAAAAGTTTTACTCCAGCTCTCAAGAAATTAATTTCACTACGAACAGAACAATCCAATCAGCTCTGTGAACAAAGAAGTTGCTGGGAGACACTTGCTCAGCCTTTTGAACCGAACTTAACGATTAATCGTGTAAGCGAACTATTTGAACCTTTAAAAAAAAGATTGCCAGAATTGATTCGGAAGGCTGCGACAATAACTAATAAAAAGAGTAAAAAATGGGATTTAGCAAATAACGATCAAGAAAAGCTCTGTCAAATACTTTTAAATGATTGGTCTAGGGATCCTTCTAATACAGCTATAGCTAAGTCCCCTCATCCATTTTCAATAACTTTAGGTCCGGATGATTATCGAATTACGACTCGAATAGTTAAAGGTCAGCCACTTTCTTGCTTATTAGCTACTGCCCATGAGTGGGGACATTCTCTGTATGAACAAGGCTTGCCTTCTGAAAGTCACCAATGGTTTGCATGGCCATTAGGTCAAGCAACTTCTATGGCTGTTCATGAGAGTCAATCTCTATTTTGGGAAAATAGAATTGCTAGGAGCTTTTCATTTGCAAAGTCTTTTTGGCATCATTTTGAGAATGCAGGTGCTCCAATTCATTCTGGAAATGATTTATGGATCAATCTAAATCCATTTACTCCCGGGTTGAATCGAGTAGAGGCTGATGAACTTAGTTATGGCTTGCACATAATGATTAGGACTGACTTGGAAATTGATCTTCTAGAGAGAGGGCTTTCTGTAGAAGATCTGCCTAATGAATGGAATAAAAGGTATTTGGACCTTCTAGGTGTTTCGCCAGAAAATGATACTGAAGGATGTTTGCAAGATGTTCACTGGAGTGAGGGGATGTTTGGTTATTTCCCTTCTTATTTGCTTGGTCATCTTATTAGCGCTCAGTTAACAAAAACTCTTGAAGAAGATTTAGGAAAAATTGAAAATATTATTGAAGCGAATGAAATCAGTAAAATATTGGGGTGGCTTCGCAAAAATGTTCATCATCATGGGAGAAGTTTGGATTCAGAGGAACTTGTAAAGAAGGTCTCTGGAGCAACATTATCACCAAATTATTTTCTTGAATACTTAGACAATAAACTTGAAAAGCTTTCTCGAATCTCTAATTAAAATATACATTTATTAGGATAAAAACTACGTAAAGCATATTTTTTGTTGAAATTTTTCTAAATTATTTACAAGAACTTCATTTGCATTTACTGCGTTGATTTACCATGTAAGAACATAAAAAAATACTATGGCTAACCTTGATCAAGCACCTAGCAGAACAATGCCTAATCTGCTTCATGTCTTACCTGCGTTTGCCAATGAATCTGAACATAGAGTCAACACAATCGTTGAGTTGAATTCAAACACAATAAATAAATACGAGCTTATTACTGAAACAGGGCATCTAAAGCTTGATCGAGTTGGATATTCGTCCCTCGCCTACCCTTTCGCTTATGGATGTCTTCCACGTACATGGGATGAAGACGGCGATCCGTTAGATATCGAAATTGTGAATGTTACAGAGCCGTTAGTACCCGGTTCAATTATTGAAGCAAGGATTATAGGAATAATGACCTTTGATGATGGAGGTGAAGTTGACGACAAAGTTATTGGCGTAATAGCCGATGATAAGAGGATGGATCACATAAAAAGCTTTGAACAATTAGGAAAGCATTGGATTAAGGAAACAACTTATTATTGGGAGCATTATAAAGATCTTAAAAAACCAGGAACTTGTACTGTAAATGGCTTCTTTGGTGTTGAAAAAGCAGTTGAGATTATCAAATCCTGCGAGAAGCGTTACTTATCTGAAATAGATCCTAATTTAATTAATTAAACTGTTTGAATGATTTAGGCCCTCGCAGACTTGAAAATCTCTTCTAATATTTCTCCTGCACCACGGCCTTTTAATTCATTGGCTAAGTCTATTCCTATTTCCTCTGCAGAGCTTACCGATCCTTTTTTTGTATCTCTAATTAATCTTTTACCATCTAAACTTGCGACCATTCCTTCAAGAATTAATTCATCGTTGTTAATTTCAGTTCTAACGCCTATTGGAACTTGACATCCTCCTTCAAGCTCTCTGAGGAAAGACCTTTCTGCTAAACATCTTTTAGATGTTGACTCGTGTTCAAGTGTTTTTAAAATATCTAGTACCTCTTGTTGACCACTTACACATTCAATACCAAGAGCTCCCTGTCCCACAGCATGGAGTGAAATATCTGTTGGAATCAACTGATGTATTCGATTAGCAAAACCAAGCCTTTGCAATCCAGCAGCAGCCAAGATAAGACAGTCATATTCTCCTGAGTCAAGCTTTTCTAATCGTGTAATCACATTTCCTCGTACATCTTTGAAAACAAGATGTGGATAATGGTATCGCAATTGAGCAAGCCTTCTTAAGGAACTAGTCCCCACTACAGAACCTTCTGGCAGAGTCTCTAGTTTGTGAATTTGATTTTTCTCATTAACGACTAACGCGTCTGAAGGATCCTCTCTTTCTGTTATGCAGCCAAGAATTAATCCCTCTGGAAGATTAGTAGGTAAATCTTTTAGTGAGTGGACCGCAATTTCGGCATGACCAACAAGCATTTGAGCTTCAAGTTCTTTAGTGAAAAGACCTTTATCTCCTATTTTTGCTAATGCCACATCAAGTATTTTGTCACCCTGAGTAGCCATTGCTTCGATAGTGATAGCAAGATCAGGATGGGCTTTTTGTAGTTCATCTCGTACCCAGTTCGTTTGAACCATGGCCAGCTGGCTTCGGCGAGAGGCGATGCGCAGTTGGTCTAGTGTCATTAGCAAATATTTTCTATTTCTTTACCTTAAGCAGTCAACCTTACCAAATTAAAATTCTTGGAAAATAATTTAATAAGGTTGATGTGAAATGAAATCTATGATCTAAACAATTATTTGTATTTGTTGCTTGAAAAAATAAAGGTAATGGTTTAATTTTTTTAATTTAACTTGATATATTCTTTAAGAACCCCGTTTCTATTTGGATGACGGAGTTTTCTGAGAGCCTTGGCCTCTATTTGTCTAATCCTCTCTCTAGTTACATCAAAAATCTGTCCAATTTCTTCAAGGGTTTTCATCCTTCCATCGTCTAAGCCATAACGAAGTCTTAGAACATCCCTTTCTCTGGGACTTAATGTAGCAAGAACACCCTCCAAATCCTCTCTTAAAAGGGTTTTTGCTACATCTTGTTCAGGATTTTCTATATCTGCTTCAATAAAGTCACCAAGTCTAGAATCTTCTTCTTTACCAATAGGAGTCTCAAGAGAAATGGGGAGCTGAGCGCTTTTGGCGATGAATCTGAGTTTCTCAATCGTCATTTCCATGCTTTCGGCGATTTCTTCCTCTGTTGGTTTCCTTCCAAATTCTTGACTTAACACTTTAGTGGTTTTCTTGATCCGTGAAATTGTTTCGTACAAATGTACAGGCAAACGAATTGTTCTGCTTTGATCTGCAATTGCTCTAGTAATAGCCTGCCTGATCCACCAGGTAGCATAAGTTGAGAATTTATAGCCTTTCTCATGATCAAATTTTTCAGCTGCACGAATGAGACCAAGACTTCCTTCTTGAATAAGATCTTGAAAAGACAAACCTCTATTCATATATTTCTTGGCTATTGAAACTACTAATCTTAGATTCGATTGCACCATTTTTTCTTTCGCTCGTCTACCAAGCATCAATCGCCTGCGAAAGCGAGTTAATGGCATCTCTGCAAGAACTGCCCATTCTTTCACTGATGGGAAATGGCCATTCTCACTTTCAAATTGGGCAGCTTCCTCCTCTAATTGAAGAAGATCAGCTATCTTTCTGGCCAATTCAATTTCTTCGTCTGGCCTGAGAAGTCTTATTCGACCAATTTCTTGTAGATACACTCTGATCGAGTCTTCTGTGTAAACACCTTTTGGTCCTATTTTTATACTTGCTAAAGCTTTAGCTGCTGCTTCTTGAGCACTCGATAACACTGAAGCATTATCGTCATCATCATCTAATTCGATATCTGCATCAGTTACTTTAGTTGCTTCAGCAATTAATCTATCCGCCTCCAGATCTAAATCAATTTTCAGATCATTTGAAGATTCTTGAGGAAGAGTTAGGGTTTCTTTAGTCACGTTTACTTTGGCGGCTGTTTTTTTAATTTTTTTGGAATTGTTTTTATTTTCTTGATTAAGAGAAATATTTTTAGATGTCATTTTTTCCTTTAACATGATTTTCTCGATGGTTTTGTGGTCTTTTGCAGAGCTCAGGTTATTACCCGAAAAAAAAATGGTCGGAATCTCCTAGAGATGATATTTCAGGAAAAACTATTTAATTTGTAAAATTCAACAAAAACACTCTAATTTGAGAATGTCCTTAATCGTGATAAATCTTGCGAAAAATCACATGACATCAATACGGACTTGAAATTATGATGAATGTTTTGTTGAGTAATGGAGATTTGTAAGCAAGGATGTCAGGGGATTTCTCAGACCGGCTTATTTCAGAATCGGATTTTTCCTGTTCTTGATAAAGCTTCTAGTCTTCCCTCTGGGTGGAATTTTGCAATTTCCACAACAGCTTTAAAGCTGTTCACAATCCAATGGTAGAAAAAATTTCTTAAGTCGGCAAGTATTAAAAATGATATGAATCTCTTTGTCTTTGATATTTGGTTACATGTTGGTCGTGAAGGACGATGTTTTTCTTATAAAGATGGAAAAAATTTAGATATTGATTTAGGCGATGTGGTGACAGTGCGTTTAAAAGGTCAACTTATGCAGGGCTTGGTCGTTAAGAAGATGAAAAAAGACATTACTTGTTTAAAGGGAAATTTAAATAATATTTCATTTAATGATGTAGAAACATTGGTTCAAAAAGCAGCTATAAAAAAAGAATGGAGAGAGTGGTTAGAAGAAATCGCCCATGAATTATATGTAAGTGATTTTCAGATGCTTAAGACCGCTTTACCTTCTAGTTGGTTGGGAAGGTCGAAGCTTTCGAATAGGTCAAAAAAACTTTGGTGGGTAAAATTATCCAGTAATAATCATGAGGAAAAGATATCAAATCGACAGATTGAGTTGAAGAAAAATCTTCTCTTAAATGGAGGGGGAAAATGGCAAAAAGATTTGGAAGCTGAAGGATTTTCTTCGGGATTGATTAGAAACTTTGTCTTATCTGGTTGGGGAGAAAGAGAAAAACGTTTTTTTCTTTCTAAAACTCTTGGTGATGAAGAACCTAATAAGAAAAAATTTTTAAAAATTGAGGATCCTCAATCTTTAACGTTAGAGCAAAAATTAGCAAAAGAAAAATATGATTCTCTTTCAAACGGGTCAGCTCTCTTACTTTGGGGTGTTACTGGATCGGGTAAGACTGAGGTATACCTTCAAATAGCAGCACTCGAGTTATCGTCAGGTAGACATTGCCTTATACTTACTCCCGAAATTGGATTGGTACCACAATTAGTTGATCGCTTTCGAAAGAGATTTGGATTAAATGTTTTTGAATATCATAGTAATTGTTCTAATAAAGAAAAAATTGAGACATGGAAGAGATCTTTAGAAACTACAATACCTAGCGTTTTCATTGGGACTCGCTCAGCTATTTTTCTACCATTATCCAACTTAGGATTGATAGTTCTTGATGAAGAACATGATAGCTCTTATAAACAAGAATCCCCAATGCCTTGCTATCATGCAAGAGATTTGGCAATTCATAGAGCAAAAAAAATCGGAGCTAAAGTAATACTTGGAACAGCAACTCCATCTTTAACTATTTGGAAAAATATAAAACCCAATGGCAACATAGCTGTTGCGAAATTAAATCAACGCATTTTGAATCGTAAATCACCAACGGTTAATGTTGTAGACATGCGTGAAGAATTAGCTATTGGAAATCGCAGCTTAATTAGTAGATATCTAAAAAAACAACTTTTGAATATAAAAGAGAGCGGAAATCAAACGATCATTTTAGTCCCTAGACGTGGGTATAGTAGTTTTCTAAGTTGCCGTAGTTGTGGAGAGGTCGTTCAGTGCCCACATTGTGACGTTGCACTTACTGTACATCGTTCCAAAGAGGGGAATCAATGGCTACGTTGTCATTGGTGTGACTTTCGTTCGAGAATTAGTGATAAATGTGGAGAATGTGGTTCAAATGCTTTTAAACCTTTCGGGACTGGAACACAAAGAGTTATGGATCATTTAGAAAGAGAACTTGAGGGTATAAGTTTATTAAGGTTTGATAGAGATACAACTAGAGGTCGTGATGGCCATAGATTGTTGCTTAAAAGATTTGCTGATGGTGATGCCGATATTTTAGTAGGTACTCAGATGCTCTCTAAGGGTATGGACTTACCAAAAGTAACTCTTGCTGTCGTCCTAGCAGCAGATGGTTTATTGCATCGTCCTGATTTAATGGCTACTGAAGAAACTCTTCAACTTTTTATGCAATTGGCTGGTCGTGCTGGACGTGGTGAGCAACCTGGGAAGGTTGTAGTGCAAACTTATTGTCCTGATCATCCTGTTATTCTTCATTTAATTGACGGGAGGTACGAAGAGTTTTTGAAAAAAGAGGAAAAGACCAGAAAAGAAGCTTCGATGGTTCCGTATAGTCGAGCATGCTTATTAAGGTTCTCAGGAGAATCTTCAGAGAGTACATCAAAAGCAGCATTTCATGTCTCATCAAAAATCAGGAATATTTGCAGTGCAAAAGATTGGAAATTGGTTGGTCCAGCACCTTCATTAGTTGAGAGGGTGGCAGGTAAAAGCCGTTGGCAACTTCTTGTATATGGACCCGAGTTAAGCCAAATTCCAATTCCTTATGGACCTGAATTATGGAAAGAATTACCAAAAGGAGTAAGCCTTTCTATTGATCCTGACCCTCTACAACTATGAGTAGCTTTACCCTCATTAAGGTGGTAACTCAGGGAAACCGAATCCCATTTGGAGGCGAAATCTTTGAAGGGATAAGCTCAGCAAAGTTAAAGCTATTATCAAGATAATCCCAACTGAAATTTGGTTCCATTTCCAATTCGAAATTTCCAGTTGGTTAATCTGTCCTATTTTAAGAGGGAAATAAGTTAAACCTTTTTTAAAACTAGGTTCGAGAGGTTTAGCTTTGAAATTATTTTTATTGCCAACTTCATGAATGACTATGTTGATTTTTAATCCAGGAATTTTTGGAATTCCTTTCAAATCAAAATAAATTTTAAAATTTTGACTTGTACCAATTATCCAGTTTTTGTTGTTTGTAATTATTTCAGGTTTATTTATAGTGAAACCACTTGTCTTTGAAGCTACTGAAGCTATTTGCTGAAGTAATTTATTTGCTTCTTCAAAACGAATAGTTGGTGATTCAAAATGCTGCTTATCCTCATAAGTTTGGGGTCTTAAGATGCTATTCTCTTTACTAAGGTTATCTTCAAATTCCCTTTGCCATGGTATTGATTCACCAGAATTACTCTCTATATCAAGTGAAATCTTTAGTCGATCTGGACCTGTAAGACTCAAGTTTGTTGATATATCAACGCAACCACTCAAGAGGAAGGTTAATAAGAAAATAATTAATAAAGTTATTATTGAAAATCCAAAGTCTAGATTTTTTGTTGGACCTGTTGGAGGATGATTAATTCTCTCCTCCTCCTTCTTCTTCGTTTTTCTAAATGATGATTTTAGAGATGGCTCCATTTCTATCTTTGGGATCTCAACAGACCAGCTTGACGGTCTTGGTAAATGTGGGGAATCAAGTATTGATAAGAGCTGTTTGGCTTGTTGACGGACGCTCTCTTTTTTATTATGTATTAATGCTTGACAAATATTGATCGCTTGTTGCTCATCACCTTTCCCTATGTAGGCAGTAACTATAAGTAGTCTAAGTTGTCCTCCTGTTTCTGTCTCTGATTGGAAAGCTGTAAGTAAAGGATCAACTATTTTTATGCAAAAATTGTAATCACCTTTATTAAGGGCCGCTTCAGCCGCTTTTATAGCTGAAGCTACATTTGACATTTAACCTCTACCAATAACCATTGTTCCAATCCCTGCATCAGTGAAAACTTCTAATAGAAGGGCGTGAGGAGTCCTTCCATCAATGATGTGGGCAGCCTTTACACCCTGAGCAAGCGAACGAATACAACATTCAACTTTTGGTCTCATACCTGCTTTAACTATACCTTTATCAATTAATTCTCTGGCTTCCGATAAACCAATCTTTTCTATTAAGGAAGAAGGATCACCCTCATTTCTTAAAATACCAGGAGTATCTGTCAAAAGAATTAATTTTTCGGCACTTAGTGCTGCCGCCAGTTCCCCAGCAACAGTATCAGCATTGATATTGTGTGATCTGCCATCAGAGGAGTTGGCTACACTGGAAATGACTGGGATGTAACCGTCCTCGAGAAGAGGGCTTAATATCTTTGTATTTACTTTTGCAACTTCTCCCACAAGACCATGACTTCCATCTCCAAGCGTTCTTGCCTCAATCAGTCCGCCATCTATTCCACATAGTCCAACAGCTAAGCTTCCATGATTGTTGATTCCACTTACTATCTGTTTATTTACTCTTCCAGTAAGGACCATCTCTACGACATCCATGGTATTGGTATCGGTAATACGTAAACCATCTAGGAAAACTGGTTTTATTCCTAATTTTTCCAACCATTGGTTTATTTCCGGCCCCCCACCATGAACGACTACTATTTGTACGCCAACAGAGGAAAGAAGAGCTAGATCTCTTAATACTGCATTCTGAAGTGTTTTGTCGACCATGGCTGAGCCACCATATTTGATTACGATCCTTTTATTTGCAAAACGCTGAATGTAAGGAAGTGCCTCACTTAAGACAGAAACTCTTATTGAATCTTTGTTCGTAAAGGGTTGATTAGAATTCTTACTGGAGTCAGCTTGTTGGTCTTCTTTATTCATTTTCTTTTGAATTTTCTTCTTGTTTTTGCGGAAGTAGGATTAAATCTAATTCACCAGATGTGGGACAAAATAATTCAGCACATAAACCTTTAGCAAAGAATCTTCCTAAACGTTCTTTTTGTGCATTCCATCTTTCTAAAGATACAGCAGCCATTTCAAATCTCATTCGTATTCCATAATTACCACTTTTAACCAATTCTTCTACTTCTATAAGTTGGGGAGGACTATCTATGTCCCATAGCTTTAATACTCTTAGAGATGATTCAAGCTGGCAAGATTGACCATAGCGCCATCTCGTTACATCTTTAACTAGATTGCCTAGTTCTTCAGGAGCTTTAGCTCTCTCTGAGGCAAACTTATTTGCAGGCACTACTCTTAGGGCAGGCGGAACTTCAGTGGTTTTTAGTGATATACCTATCAGGAAAATAGGTACTCCATAGAAGAAAGTTGGAACACTGAGGTTTGTTGCATCAGTGAAATAAGCTGTTAGTCCTATCAGAGAAAGGGATGCTCCTCCGATGGTGATCAGGCTTGCAGGGGATAGAAGTTTATTCATGAATGTAATTTTGGCTAAAATCTTGGGTAGATGGGTTTTTAGGAGACAGTCTCATGGCCTCGCACCAAAAACAATTTTCTGAGTTAAGTGAACTTGTTGAAAAATTAAACAAGGATAGATCTTGGATTCTTGAACAATTAGATAGAGGTTGCTGGCCTGAATTTAGACCTGACTTGGCTGCATTGGAGAGAGAATTAGGTCAACTTTTAACTAGGGCTACAGAATACATTGAAGAAAATCATTGATTTTTTAGAATGGAATGTCATCTGTATCAGGTACTAATGGAGAGCTGTCCCATTTGACACTTTCGTTATTTAATGAGTTTGCGGAATCGCTTTTTAGATTTGATTGAGTTTTAGAAGGTATTGATGAAACAGCTGTGTTAGAAGATAAGGGGTGAATTCTCGAAAGAGTAAATTCAGCTTTCTTTTCTTTAGTGCCATCCTGACGAGGAACAGTATTCATTCTCAACCGACCTTCTATTACTAATTTAGAGTTGACTTGAACTGTGTTTTGAAGCTCTTCTGCTAATTTTCCCCAACCAACCACCTTGATTGCGCAGGGAGGGTCATCAGCACGGAGACTGTCAAATTCAACTTCTATTTCAGCTAGTGGAGTTTTGTTGTCTTGGGTAAAACGAACTGTTGGGGCTTTCTTTACCAAAACCTCAAGCATGCAATGGTTCATTTTTTTCTTTAGTTATTGTGGTTTATCTTGATTGATATAATGGAAAAATGCCAGCCACATCTTTGGTTGTTAACAGGAACAGGCGAAGGGCATGTTTTTGCTAGGTCTCTATTGAAGGAAGGCTGGAAAATTACTGTTAGTGTTGTTTCGGATAGAGCCTCAATTCCATATGAAAAATTAAATTTAGAGAAAATATTAATTGGTGCCTTGATTACTGAGGAAGATATTAG
The sequence above is drawn from the Prochlorococcus marinus str. MIT 1013 genome and encodes:
- a CDS encoding secondary thiamine-phosphate synthase enzyme YjbQ; translation: MEQILSTLNFETRGEGFTDITKDINDWIQYKKFQKGILLIFLKHTSCSLIINENADINVLKDLSAYMKAIVPEKGLYPIDRSSGKIEYLHSQEGLDDMPAHIRTMLTSNNLSFSVSDGALKIGLWQGIYIWEHRTSNKSRSLQLHAIGDFDLN
- a CDS encoding carboxypeptidase M32; translated protein: MSKSAWQLLGDYLKDTQLLGSIQSTLYWDQNTSMPIAGSTWRGEQLSLLAKQLHARQSSEQFEILIKEAKSELQNLKEKDDFGSELMTDRFKNIELLEQDFNRQKRLDPKLVVELATAKSEGYMCWQEARKNNDFKSFTPALKKLISLRTEQSNQLCEQRSCWETLAQPFEPNLTINRVSELFEPLKKRLPELIRKAATITNKKSKKWDLANNDQEKLCQILLNDWSRDPSNTAIAKSPHPFSITLGPDDYRITTRIVKGQPLSCLLATAHEWGHSLYEQGLPSESHQWFAWPLGQATSMAVHESQSLFWENRIARSFSFAKSFWHHFENAGAPIHSGNDLWINLNPFTPGLNRVEADELSYGLHIMIRTDLEIDLLERGLSVEDLPNEWNKRYLDLLGVSPENDTEGCLQDVHWSEGMFGYFPSYLLGHLISAQLTKTLEEDLGKIENIIEANEISKILGWLRKNVHHHGRSLDSEELVKKVSGATLSPNYFLEYLDNKLEKLSRISN
- a CDS encoding 4a-hydroxytetrahydrobiopterin dehydratase gives rise to the protein MTSLLEQHQLDYFIEKNPSWLIDNKTIKREFKFDNFIDAFGFMSKVALLSEKMGHHPDWQNTYNKVKINLTTHDKGGITTNDIKLAESIDKLINT
- a CDS encoding inorganic diphosphatase; translated protein: MANLDQAPSRTMPNLLHVLPAFANESEHRVNTIVELNSNTINKYELITETGHLKLDRVGYSSLAYPFAYGCLPRTWDEDGDPLDIEIVNVTEPLVPGSIIEARIIGIMTFDDGGEVDDKVIGVIADDKRMDHIKSFEQLGKHWIKETTYYWEHYKDLKKPGTCTVNGFFGVEKAVEIIKSCEKRYLSEIDPNLIN
- a CDS encoding ABC transporter permease, giving the protein MNVLTNNHKIQTFKNKLKNIKPTKKAYKEEKNIKFSYHLIRLNNSRHILKFLVILLTFFILWPLFTLVREGLYGIQKGSIYLTINNINEIKGTVLLLILSLTLGGFLGVANGWILANCHFKGRKVLRVCQLIPFATPAYLLAATFIDLGSINSIRITGMLWGVVIMAFTTYPYVFLLSSESFEKGGRKQIEACRTLGIGPWKSFFRISLPIAIPSITAGLALMAMEIINELGAVQLLNIPSISAGILESWVEEGEPSGAIALALFALILVFLLVAIERKSRERSKRWTDGISSGGSPKWELKGINLFFAQVITITPPILTLGIPITWAIINIDQMNQGFNTDLIGLTIRSFGLALVVSLITIFISLVLSISKRWQNHQWLNIFTFLSSIGYAIPGSVLALALLSFKGSIWQINILSLLIWGYTIRFLAVSKGALDAGLERVSPNIDNAAINLGKSWSEVLFKIHLPLLRGPMLVGALLVFVDTIKELPLTFILRPFDFDTLSVRIFQYAGDERVAESILPSLIIICLGLIASMALIPSLNNRSN
- a CDS encoding CobW family GTP-binding protein, with amino-acid sequence MNTNESNIKENIVSKTNIPITIISGFLGSGKTTLLNHILTNQKGIKTAVLVNEFGEIGIDNELIIKTKEEMIELSNGCICCSINGELVEAIEKLITVNKKLDYIIIETTGLADPLPVVMTLLGSELRDQIRLDSIITLIDAENFNDVALESSIGRAQVIYSDIILLNKCDLVTNKNIEETIEKLKEIKNDVRVLKSIKGNIPLNLLLSVGLFEIDLINQKESAHYHSNEHKNEHEHEHEHIHSEEDNKIEDFLSVSFHTKEAFSLRKFQHFLDNQLKSNVFRAKGILWFKESERRHVFHLAGKRISIEDSEWGEVKNNQLVFIGKELDKEKILSQLNECIDK